The following coding sequences are from one Biomphalaria glabrata chromosome 8, xgBioGlab47.1, whole genome shotgun sequence window:
- the LOC106058833 gene encoding neuronal acetylcholine receptor subunit alpha-6-like, producing the protein MKSLLHMTFSNYNKMVPPRHHYDQPINVTVRLVVPYIESLDVKNQLLKFVGVFNLVWTDYFLQWDPAQYDGINTIVVPRSLVWFPNFMIVNAKNDPLDSNGDEQIVNVQSDGTVLYTPRASLEVPCTIDVSKFPYDHHICGPSVSLWMFDNTSVHLMAPQTGINLEQMSPNGQFDVTPKGVLAAQFDYNGRFFDSLHFQLEMTRRPVYMTLTILIPVFLISLLEGVSLVMSPQEPERLSISITILLSFTVFLGIINENLPETSEHISLIVVYVTALQLLAFLVVIGNAIVYSVHYKSSRLNGMSDKRHASSSTCLRHTKISPAKEISETSENEANSECASDVCVVTPVRRPSKMASSAEKLNTYFVVTHIVLFMLVTSVTLVISFLT; encoded by the exons ATGAAGTCTCTACTCCACATGACCTTCTCTAACTACAACAAGATGGTGCCACCAAGACACCACTATGACCAGCCAATCAACGTCACCGTTAGATTGGTCGTGCCTTACATTGAAAGTTTG GATGTGAAAaatcaacttttaaaatttgttgGAGTTTTTAATTTG GTGTGGACTGATTATTTCCTCCAGTGGGACCCAGCACAGTATGATGGTATCAACACTATCGTCGTACCGCGAAGTCTGGTTTGGTTTCCCAATTTTATGATAGTGAATGC TAAAAACGATCCCCTAGACTCGAATGGAGACGAACAGATTGTGAACGTCCAGAGTGATGGGACAGTTTTGTATACACCCAGAGCGTCCTTGGAAGTACCCTGTACG atCGATGTTTCAAAGTTTCCTTACGATCATCACATTTGCGGCCCGAGCGTGTCGTTATGGATGTTTGACAACACATCTGTCCAT TTGATGGCACCACAGACAGGCATCAACTTAGAACAGATGTCTCCCAACGGTCAATTTGATGTGACACCTAAAGGGGTCTTGGCCGCTCAATTCGATTACAATGGGCGTTTCTTTGATTCTCTTCACTTTCAACTGGAAATGACCAGGAGGCCTGTCTATATGACACTGAC AATTTTGATTCCcgtatttttaatatctttgtTGGAGGGTGTGTCACTGGTCATGTCACCCCAAGAGCCAGAGAGATTGTCTATTTCTATTACCATCTTGTTGTCCTTCACAGTTTTTCTTGGGATCATAAACGAGAATCTGCCGGAGACTTCTGAACATATCTCACTGATAG TGGTCTACGTCACCGCGCTGCAGTTACTGGCCTTCTTGGTTGTCATTGGCAACGCCATTGTTTACTCCGTGCACTACAAGAGCTCACGTCTAAATGGGATGAGTGACAAACGCCATGCTTCTTCCTCAACGTGCTTGAGGCACACCAAGATCTCGCCAGCCAAGGAAATCAGCGAGACATCTGAGAACGAGGCTAACTCGGAGTGCGCCAGTGACGTCTGCGTCGTGACTCCAGTCAGGAGACCGTCCAAAATGGCGTCATCAGCGGAGAAGTTGAACACTTACTTTGTAGTGACCCACATAGTTCTATTCATGCTGGTCACGTCTGTTACACTCGTCATTAGTTTTCTCACTTAG